The genomic region ACTCGAACTGTCCGGTTTCGGCGGCGTAGAGGGTCATCGTATCCGGTTCGAGTTCGAGGCGATCGCAGCGTTCCACCCCGTCTCCGGTGACGTCAACGGTGACCTCTTGCGCCAAATTACTAGCATTTTCACATTCGAGCAGGTACGTCACCGGATCGGACCGCCAGTCGATCGCCCAGGCCCGACGCTGGGGAACTCTCTGTTTGAGCGCCAGCGCCCGAAATTCGAGACTCCCTACAGCCAGCACTTCCAAACTGCCCTCGATTCGGCTCGGCGGTCCGAGACTGTGGGACGCTTCGACAGTAAACGGATAGATTTGGCTGGGGGCTTTGGCGCCGAAGGGAGGCTGACATAAAAACGTCGTTTCCGCTTCTTTTCCGGGTAACACTTGCACCTGTCGTTCCACCGACTGACCCAACCAAGACGGTTCGAGTCCCAAACAGCGCACGATCGCCTTGCTGGGAATTTGAGCGGGGTTGTAAATCCGCACGGGAATTTCGATTTGATTGTCCGGGTAAACGTGGAAATCGCGTACCGGGAGTTTGAGTTGTAATGGGATCGATCCGGTTCCTTGTTCGATCGCCAAACGCACGATTTCGCGGTCTTCGTCGAGCAGTTCGATCGAAAAGACGCGGACGGTGACGTTCATTAACCCCACCCACCCCGGAACCGGACTGTCCACGATGCCGATTTTAAAGGTGGTCGAATCTCCCGGCGGTTTTTTCGTGCTGACTTCCGGGGAAATTTTGTACCAGGTGACGGTCGGTTCGCTATCGACTCCGGCGGCGATCGCCTCGACTTGGAAACTGGCGAAGCGATCGCTGTGATTGACTACGGTTACTTCAAAAAAGGCCGGCGAACCGCCGGGTTTGAAGCTCAATTGTTTGGTCGAAAGGGTCGTCTCGATGAGGTTGTTGGCCATAATTCGAGGGAGGGGATGGGGAAGGGGGAGTCGGGCGGATTTTTGCAATCGATCGGGCGATCGAAGGGGCGATTTATTGCGGGCGATCGCCGCGTAACTGCTTGGCTTTGTTTAACAGGGCATTTAAATAACTCGGGTCGGTGCGATCGCGGCTCGAACTGGTCGAATTGACCGGGCTTTCTTGACTTTGCCGTTGCAATTGTTGCAGTTGTTGCAGTTGTTGACCGAGTTGTCGCTCGCGCAAGTAAACCCCGTGAGCCATTTGTTGAAAAATACGGGCTAGATGACCGAGTTCGTCTTGTTGTCGGGAGAGAGTCGCCAGTTGTTTTAAATCTCGATCTCGTTCGAGGGTGTCGTCGAGTTGTTCCGTGCCAATTTTTTCTGCCACTCTCGCCATCGGTTGCAGGGGATGGATGACGTGGCGTTTGAGCAAGATATTAATTAATACAATGGCGATCGCAAAGGTGACGATAAACGTCCCCATCACCCCGGCCCAATACTGGCGACTGAGAGAAAACACGGCTTCGGAGGGGACGTAAACGGTTTGAATGCCGATCGTTTCATTCAAGTTCCAGCCAAACCCGGTTTGGTTGCCATAGGTCGCGAGCAGACTTTTGGGAGCCGTTTTGGGGTCGCCGTGACAGCGCAAGCAACTGGCTTCGGTGATTTGAATCGGTCGGGCTTTATAAAAGACTTGTTCCCCGAATAATTGCCGATATCCCCAGGTTTCTTTTAACTCCGGGTTTTGGCGAAATTTGGCGATCGTTTCTTGCTCGAATCCGTCGGGGAGATCGCGCAAATTGGTCGGGTTGACAACAGCTTCTTTATAAAAAAAGTTTTTGTATTCCGGACTGTCGCGCAAATTTTCAAAGACTTGACGGGCGGAATAAGCGGGAACAGTTTCCGGGATAAAGACAGTTTCGGTTTCGAGTTGCGGTGCGAGTAAGGGGTTAATTTCTTGGCTGGTATAGGTGCGAACGGCGTTCATGGTCTGCATGAGCAGCAGACTTTGAGTGGCGACTTCGTCCCGTGCTTTTTTTTGCAAAGCATCGGAGAGAATCGTCCCGCAAAAGGCGATCGACAGGACAAAGACCACGGATAAAAAGAGGGTGAATTGACGTGCCAGTTTGAGATTTTTAATTCTCATGTTCGCTACCCCGGGTTTTTGAAAATGCGACGTGAAATTTAACCTAATTTATCGAGAATATTTTTAGGCAGTCGCGAGCCTTTCTTTTTCGGTTCGGCAGGGGGTTCTTCCGAGGGGGTGGGGGGAGGTAACGGCGGTTGGGGAGGCGATTCGGGGTTGGAGGGATGTTGGAGTTGGATCAGATGGCGTCGTTTCGAGGCGGCGTGTAAGAGGTTGATGCCCATTTCCTGGGCGCTGCGGATGGTTTCGCGAGGGAGGGATAAGCGATCGTCGAGACCCCAACCGGAGGATAACTGACCGATCGCCACGACCAGTCCGGGGGCGGTTAGCAGTTGGATCGCTTCGCCTTGAATGGTCGGTAAGGCGGCGAAGAGAAAGGGTTCGGTTCGCAAGGGGTGGTCGCGTTCTCGGGCGTCGAGAAATTCGAGGGGGGTGCCGAGACTTTGGGCAAACTGGTTGACCTTGGCGGTACGATCGCGGATGAGGCGATCGAGTTCGGCTTCGACGGCGGTCAGTTCGTCGTTGAGTTCGTAGTGAATTTTTTGGTATTCGGCGACTTCCGCCTGACGGGACGGTAAGGGGGTGGTGTCCGGGGAGGTTTCGAGATGGGTGAGGGCGTCTTTGAGTTCGGCTCTGACGAGGCGTAATTGTTCGATTTTCCCCAAATCCGTGGTGATTTCGAGCCAGAGGGTGCCGCCGCGTTCGATATAGGCTTTGAGGGGTTCGAGTTGGTGGGGTTCGGCGTTGTGGAAGAGGCGATCGCCCACGTAGAGGGCATCGTATTGGTTCCAGGTGTCGAGGGCGTCGGGTCGGATTCCCGAGAAGACGCCGATCTCGTCGGTTCCTTGGAAGGCGGGATATAAGCCGTCGAGCGATCGCAGCAGGAATGATAAGCGGGAAACGGTGTTGGGGAGGTCGTCGCCGGAATCGCCGACGATTCCCAAGCGGACGATCGCCCGGGGTCGGGCCTGTACCGGGAGGCGGTAGCGCAAGTCCAAACTGTTGGGTTCGGGGGCGAACACTTGGCGCGATCGCTGTAAGTGGATGTCGCCGGGTTCGAGTACGATGCGACAGACTTCGACTTCCCAATCTTCCGGCGGGGTCGTTTTTTCGTCGATCCGAAAGGTTTCGGTAACGACGAGTTCGCCGTCGTGTCGGGCTTTTAATTTATCGGGATCGACGTAACTGACTACCAGATAAATTTGGGTCGGTTCGCCGTCGCCGACGGGGGAACTGATGCGGAAATTTACGGGTTCGGGAATGACGATGAGATTGCCAAAGACGTCGATGGCGATCCCCGGTTGGATTTGCACCCAGCGTCCGTCACGATATTTCGCGGGAACGTCCGACGGCGGGGCGATCGGACAAACGCCGAGGTCGCAGACGATTCCCGGTTGGTTGAGGGACTGAAAATGGACGTTTTGCCGCGCGCGATGGTAGTCGTGAGCCAAGCGCCAGCGTTCGGCATTCATCAACAAGCCGTCGGCGACTTGCAGGCGTTGGAAGGGTTTGATGTGGGGGGACTGCCAAGGTTTACTCATCGTCTTTACCATGGGTGACCGTCGGGCGACGCCTAGTCGGAACTCGGTTCGATGTAGAGTTCGTAAGTACAAAAGGCGGGTTTTTCCTGCTCGATAATTTGCCGAACGAGGGCTTCGTCGAGGCGATCGCCCGGTCCCGGGCGCAATCGCACGATAAAGTGATACGGTTTACCCCCGCCGACGATCGCATCTTCTCCCAGTTGCGTTTCTCCCAACACGAACCCTTGGGTAAACACTTCCTGAATGCTAATCCGTTTTTCCTTTTCCGGTCGGTCTTCGTCGAGGGGTAAATTCGTGTACAAATTCAGGTACAATCTCAATCCCCGCCGCGTTCCGCGCCAACTGTACAGTTGGATCGCCTGTCCGATTAAATGGCGCTGTCGTTCGATACTCAAGCGCGGATCGAGTTGCCACCCCACCCAAGAGGCGAGAAAGGATAACAAGCCTTCGGGGGCCGTGAGCGGATCGAGATACGCCCACAATAAGTCTAAGGTTTGTACTGTCGGCTCGAAGGCTTGCTCGAACAAGCTTAAGACCCGCCCGATAAAATCGACTTCCCGATAAAGTTCCGGTAAAAAATCCAGATACACGCTGTCGGGCCGCACGAATAGGTTAAAGGTTTCCGGCGCCATGACCTGCCAGGTGTCGCCGTCGAGACTGTAGCGAATGTAAATGTGACCGCGATAGTCCAGGGATAGGCAACGGTCGTTGGGGAATGGGGAATCTGTCTCGAAGAAGTTATCGGGCAGGTGGAAGTAGAGAACGGCTTCTCGCCGGGCCTGTGGGGGAATTTCTTGTCCTTCGATCCCGATGCGACACCAATGACTGGGAAAGTCCCCATCGAGGTCGAGGGCAATCTCCAGGCGGGACTGACTCAGGTTTTGGATGCGAACGAGCAGTTCGGCGGGTGCCCCGGGATGGACGACGAGTTGACAGGGGGGTTTGGGGGTCTCTCGGACGAGATTGTTTTGTAAGGGGGAGTGGTCTTGAAATGGCGCGATCGCCCGCCCTGTGGGTTGTGCCGCGATCGCTGCCGAGGTCGTCGGCATCAGTTCGAGGCGTAAGGGCAGTAGGTCGCGGGCTTGAGTCATTAGGGATTTGAGATTGAGGGATTTTTGATGTTTGATTGAGGGAGTGGGGAATGCCTTGTGCCTTGTGGCTTCTGGCTTTTGCCTAAATCACTCCCACTGCATGACCGGAACGGAGGCGATCGTTGCGCCAGGAGCAGATTAAGCCGAGGGGGCCGGGGTCGATTTGGGGTTCGCGGGGGAGCGATCGCACCCAACCGCGATCGCCGTGGCGCAGCTCGAACAGTTGGACGGTGCCGAGGTAGCGCACTCCGGTAATTTTTTGCAAGAGGGTGACGATATCGGAGGAATACAGGGGACGACCGAAGGGCCATCCGGTGCCTTCGGGACCTCCGGTGAGGGGGTTGAGGAAGCGGTAGAGGGCTTGTTGGACTTCGGCGAGGATCTGTTGTTGGGCGCTCGGATGTTTGTATTCGGCTTCGAGGGCGACTTCGGTTTGGACGCCGACGCCGACGTATTCCGGTTGGGTACAGAGGACTTGGACGCCGAGCAAGCGTCGTTCGTCGAGGTAGTCGAGGACTTGTTGTTGCACTTCGGGGGTGAGTAAGAGGCGTTCGGGGTCGAT from Oxynema aestuarii AP17 harbors:
- a CDS encoding c-type heme family protein, producing MRIKNLKLARQFTLFLSVVFVLSIAFCGTILSDALQKKARDEVATQSLLLMQTMNAVRTYTSQEINPLLAPQLETETVFIPETVPAYSARQVFENLRDSPEYKNFFYKEAVVNPTNLRDLPDGFEQETIAKFRQNPELKETWGYRQLFGEQVFYKARPIQITEASCLRCHGDPKTAPKSLLATYGNQTGFGWNLNETIGIQTVYVPSEAVFSLSRQYWAGVMGTFIVTFAIAIVLINILLKRHVIHPLQPMARVAEKIGTEQLDDTLERDRDLKQLATLSRQQDELGHLARIFQQMAHGVYLRERQLGQQLQQLQQLQRQSQESPVNSTSSSRDRTDPSYLNALLNKAKQLRGDRPQ
- a CDS encoding phage tail protein, translating into MTQARDLLPLRLELMPTTSAAIAAQPTGRAIAPFQDHSPLQNNLVRETPKPPCQLVVHPGAPAELLVRIQNLSQSRLEIALDLDGDFPSHWCRIGIEGQEIPPQARREAVLYFHLPDNFFETDSPFPNDRCLSLDYRGHIYIRYSLDGDTWQVMAPETFNLFVRPDSVYLDFLPELYREVDFIGRVLSLFEQAFEPTVQTLDLLWAYLDPLTAPEGLLSFLASWVGWQLDPRLSIERQRHLIGQAIQLYSWRGTRRGLRLYLNLYTNLPLDEDRPEKEKRISIQEVFTQGFVLGETQLGEDAIVGGGKPYHFIVRLRPGPGDRLDEALVRQIIEQEKPAFCTYELYIEPSSD